The Melioribacteraceae bacterium 4301-Me genome contains the following window.
TCAAAAATATTTTATTCAAAGTATGACTTCTTCAGGAATGAAAGAATGACTGATACGAATTACACATTTTATCATAAGTTTTCTTGTGAGTGTTTTTGAATCAATTAATAAAATTAGTGCCTTTGTAACTTAGGGGCGAGTATAAATGCTACAGAGACATTAAAACACAAAGAAAAGGAAGATATTTTATCAATAAATCATGGTTAAAATTTAATTTGAGGTGGTTTAATATGGGAATAATCAAATATTCTAAAAATCCAATTCTCACAAAAAAAGATGTTCCTTTTAATGTAAACAGCATTTTTAATGCTGGATCAACTAAAATTAATGATAAATATTTATTAATGTGCAGAGTTGAAATGCCTAACGGCAGGTCCTCGTTTGTTAAAGCTGTAAGTGATAACGGTTACGATTTTACTGTTGATTCAAAATTAACACTTACTCCACAAGACCATAAAGAACATTATAAATATGTAGAATGGGGAATTGAAGACTCGCGTATAACAAAAATTAACGATAGTTATTATTTAACTTACACAGGTTATTCTAAGTATATGCCATTGGTAATATTAGCTGAGACTAAAGATTTTAGTACCTTTAAAATTTTCGGTCCAATTACTGAACCGTCGAACAAAGACTGCACGATATTCCCAGAAAAAATTGACGGCATGTATTGGAAAATTGATAGACCTAACGCAGAACATCGACGTGACATTTGGATTAGTAGTAGTCCTGACTTGCTGCATTGGGGCAATTATAAAGTATTAATGGAGCCGGCAGAAGGAACGTGGGAAAATGATAAAATTGGTTCCTCAAGTCAGCCTATAAAAACAAAAGATGGCTGGTTATTGCTTTATCACGGTGTACGTGGATTTGGAATCTCTTCGTTATATAAAATTGGTGTTGTACTTCTTGACCTTCAAAAGCCATGGATAGTTAAAGGAAAATCTCAAGAGCCTATCCTTTCACCAGAGTTTAATTATGAGCGAATCGGCGATGTTCAAAATGTGGTTTTTTCATGTGGCTGGATTGACGAACCTGATGGTAAAGTTAAAATTTATTATTCAGGCGCCGATTCAAATATTTGTCTTGCTGAAACATCAATCGACTATTTATTAACTATCTGCAAATAATTCTGATAACAATATGAATCGCATTTTCAAAAATTTGTTTCCCTTTTTGATAATCTGTTTTTTAGGCTTAGTTAATATAAATCTAAGAGCCCAGCAGAAATTTCTCAACACATCACATCTCGACTCGCTTTATGAGGAAATTAATGTCA
Protein-coding sequences here:
- a CDS encoding glycoside hydrolase family 130 protein; the encoded protein is MGIIKYSKNPILTKKDVPFNVNSIFNAGSTKINDKYLLMCRVEMPNGRSSFVKAVSDNGYDFTVDSKLTLTPQDHKEHYKYVEWGIEDSRITKINDSYYLTYTGYSKYMPLVILAETKDFSTFKIFGPITEPSNKDCTIFPEKIDGMYWKIDRPNAEHRRDIWISSSPDLLHWGNYKVLMEPAEGTWENDKIGSSSQPIKTKDGWLLLYHGVRGFGISSLYKIGVVLLDLQKPWIVKGKSQEPILSPEFNYERIGDVQNVVFSCGWIDEPDGKVKIYYSGADSNICLAETSIDYLLTICK